One genomic region from Tachysurus vachellii isolate PV-2020 chromosome 22, HZAU_Pvac_v1, whole genome shotgun sequence encodes:
- the ccdc51 gene encoding mitochondrial potassium channel, with translation MSYRGSCVLRRRNGTCYFLLQISGRNQCNSFSNRTFCSQKSPPHKPVADQEQTTSALNTVTELAKHWGHNTVKTARATVNYWWKKYEEFVGLDEVQDAQSKVAEAEKAFMVARGVVREAHLSLEALQVKLKEVRDRLDRVSREEAHYLELATLEHRLLQEERRLKMAYENAEEGEREKFALFSAGVRESHEKERSRAERTKNWSIIGSIMGAIIGVMGSTYINRVRLQELKSLLLEAQKGPASLQEAIKVQAGSHKSQQEELRGLIDALKVAVTNRTDEKPVSVPIAAIADVILPSKSSMSEEAIKEMLLHSQRAQSNMEDLRPQMEQIRQSLGKMATELQAVKKSILDRPVEKPIIQTKDTPLLVCETESVIQGLDQTEKRLEAQINKSTLYNTILTYTAFALSMPVLYIIFKST, from the exons ATGAGCTACAGAGGGAGCTGCGTACTACGAAGGAGAAATGGCACTTGCTACTTCCTCCTTCAAATCTCTGGCAGAAACCAGTGCAATTCTTTCTCCAACAGAACTTTCTGTTCTCAGAAAAGTCCACCACATAAACCGGTGGCTGATCAGGAGCAGACAACGTCTGCTTTGAACACCGTGACCGAGCTTGCAAAACATTGGGGACACAATACTGTTAAAACTGCTAGAGCTACTGTCAATTACTGGTGGAAAAAGTATGAAGAGTTTGTTGGCCTTGATGAGGTGCAAGATGCTCAGTCTAAGGTTGCAgag GCTGAGAAGGCATTCATGGTGGCCAGGGGAGTGGTTCGTGAGGCTCATTTGAGTTTGGAGGCTCTTCAGGTGAAGCTTAAAGAGGTTAGAGATCGCCTGGATCGGGTATCAAGAGAGGAGGCACATTATCTTGAATTAGCAACACTGGAACACAGGTTACTTCAG GAAGAACGGCGCCTGAAAATGGCTTACGAAAATGCagaggaaggagagagggaaaaaTTTGCACTTTTCTCCGCTGGCGTGCGTGAGAGTCATGAGAAGGAGCGGTCACGGGCAGAACGCACCAAGAACTGGTCCATCATTGGCTCAATAATGGGTGCCATTATTGGTGTCATGGGGTCCACTTATATCAACAGGGTGCgtctccaggagctgaaaagcTTACTCCTGGAGGCGCAGAAGGGACCAGCGAGTCTACAAGAAGCTATTAAAGTCCAAGCCGGTTCTCACAAGAGCCAGCAAGAGGAACTCCGAGGCCTCATAGACGCGCTAAAGGTAGCCGTTACTAATAGAACAGATGAGAAGCCTGTATCTGTCCCCATAGCAGCCATAGCAGATGTAATACTACCATCAAAGTCCAGCATGTCAGAAGAAGCCATTAAAGAGATGCTTCTGCACAGCCAGAGAGCTCAGTCAAACATGGAAGATCTCAGGCCACAGATGGAGCAGATCAGGCAGAGTTTAGGGAAGATGGCGACCGAGCTTCAGGCTGTGAAGAAATCCATCTTGGACCGTCCTGTGGAAAAACCGATTATTCAGACAAAAGATACGCCGCTTTTagtatgtgagacagagagtgtcaTCCAAGGACTGGACCAAACAGAGAAAAGACTGGAGGCTCAGATTAACAAGTCTACTCTATACAACACTATTCTTACTTACACAGCGTTTGCTTTATCTATGCCAGTGCTGTACATTATCTTCAAAAGTACATGA
- the tma7 gene encoding translation machinery-associated protein 7, whose protein sequence is MSGREGGKKKPLKAPKKQSKEMDEDEMAFKQKQKEEQKAMDALKAKAAGKGPLTGGGIKKSGKK, encoded by the exons ATGTCTGGAAGAGaag GAGGTAAGAAGAAACCCCTGAAGGCTCCTAAGAAGCAATCAAAGGAGATGGATGAG GATGAGATGGCTTTCAAGCAGAAGCAGAAGGAGGAGCAGAAAGCAATGGATGCGTTGAAAGCCAAAGCAGCAGGAAAAGGACCCTTGA CTGGTGGTGGAATCAAGAAGTCTGGAAAGAAATGA
- the dnase1l4.1 gene encoding deoxyribonuclease 1 like 4, tandem duplicate 1 encodes MKVAAFNIQKFGKKKLSDPAVMTTLIKIVSRYDIILILEVVDTSGKAVECFMEELIKANPQHKYSMQLSVRLGRTIYKEQFMFIYRDDVVEVTDIYQYEDNQSGDEDAFDREPFILRFSSPNTVVKDLVLVSVHTKPKDSEKEIDELYDVVTAVRNKWKTDNIMILGDFNADGSYVSKKEMKAIRIYTDKNFHWLITDNVDTTTSTKNDHTYDRIVVYGQKLLDALVLKSAKPFNFQEKYGLSAADALKVSDHYPVEVELKNVEKRKKRQ; translated from the exons ATGAAAGTTGCTGCTTTCAACATTCAGaaatttggaaagaaaaaattGTCAGACCCTGCGGTCATGACAACACTTATTAAG aTAGTGTCACGCTATGATATCATTCTCATCCTGGAGGTGGTGGACACCAGTGGGAAAGCAGTTGAATGCTTTATGGAAGAACTTATTAA GGCCAACCCACAGCACAAATACAGCATGCAGCTGAGTGTACGTCTGGGCAGGACCATTTACAAGGAGCAGTTTATGTTCATTTAcag GGATGATGTGGTGGAAGTGACTGATATTTATCAGTATGAGGACAATCAATCTGGAGATGAGGATGCCTTTGATAGAGAACCTTTTATCCTGCGTTTCTCTTCTCCTAACACAG TGGTGAAAGACCTGGTCCTGGTGTCTGTCCACACAAAGCCTAAAGActcagagaaagagatagatgaGCTCTATGATGTAGTCACGGCAGTGAGAAACAAATGGAAAACTGAT AATATCATGATCTTGGGTGACTTCAATGCAGATGGCAGCTATGTGTCTAAAAAGGAGATGAAGGCAATTCGTATCTACACAGATAAAAACTTCCACTGGCTGATTACGGATAATGTGGACACCACCACCAGCACAAAGAATGACCACACTTATGACAG GATAGTGGTGTATGGACAAAAACTGCTCGATGCCCTTGTGCTGAAGTCCGCCAAACCATTTAACTTCCAAGAGAAATATGGACTGAGTGCAGCTGAT GCACTTAAAGTGAGTGATCACTATCCAGTGGAGGTGGAACtgaaaaatgtggaaaaaagaaagaaacgccAGTGA